The following coding sequences are from one Lolium rigidum isolate FL_2022 chromosome 6, APGP_CSIRO_Lrig_0.1, whole genome shotgun sequence window:
- the LOC124659699 gene encoding uncharacterized protein LOC124659699, translating to MPRPRRPHRPWADLQPDLLAIILLNLTCLADRVYFSAVCRPWRSAAVDRDAPARQLPWLLLPSPAAPSFFSLHSGATRRLYLPQNVRGARLCGSHEGGWVALALEQWRGYAAVNLMSGAMVPLPDRLRTNQPNLHGNNACEHHMVIRSVTFSDAPSKAGCLAAAHVSSAFNIAFWRPGMDRYWIAYGLPMDVIQDMIYYKNELKEGFHVLSNTEDVVVYTPNGGPTTAPLVMSRSSYRVKKRADYKPDNLLHKSLKLSRYLVESRGKLLMVLRQLKWRRTFRFRIFEMNLEIAPGGGSEASWVEIHTLPGRLLLLGRGCSRAFEMSHFNRLDVGNIYYLDDTRSNISFALNSGGKHSCTDMGVDAQKILNRTDRTWRFPQQFTSECSPPIWFAP from the coding sequence ATGCCCCGCCCCCGTAGACCACACCGGCCATGGGCGGACCTCCAACCCGATCTCCTTGCCATCATCCTCCTCAACCTCACATGCTTAGCCGACCGCGTCTACTTTTCTGCTGTCTGCCGGCCGTGGCGCTCCGCCGCGGTTGACCGCGACGCTCCGGCTCGCCAGCTCCCCTGGCTCCTCCTCCCATCCCCCGCTGCGCCCTCCTTCTTCAGCCTCCACTCCGGCGCCACCCGCCGCCTGTACCTCCCGCAGAACGTCCGCGGCGCGCGCCTATGCGGCTCCCATGAGGGTGGCTGGGTCGCCCTCGCCTTGGAGCAGTGGCGAGGGTACGCGGCGGTCAACCTCATGTCCGGCGCGATGGTTCCTCTCCCCGACAGGCTCCGGACCAACCAACCCAACTTGCACGGCAACAACGCCTGCGAGCACCATATGGTCATTCGCAGCGTCACCTTCTCCGACGCGCCGTCGAAGGCGGGGTGCCTTGCCGCCGCGCACGTCTCCAGCGCCTTCAATATCGCGTTCTGGCGGCCGGGGATGGACCGATACTGGATCGCGTACGGTCTCCCTATGGACGTGATCCAGGATATGATCTACTACAAGAATGAGCTCAAGGAAGGCTTCCATGTCCTCTCCAACACGGAGGATGTGGTGGTGTACACGCCCAACGGCGGCCCGACGACCGCTCCTCTGGTGATGTCCCGTAGCTCTTATCGTGTCAAGAAGCGCGCTGATTACAAGCCTGATAATCTCCTGCACAAGTCGCTCAAGCTGTCCCGCTATCTGGTGGAGTCCCGCGGAAAACTGCTAATGGTTCTGCGGCAACTCAAGTGGCGTCGCACCTTTAGGTTCAGAATCTTTGAGATGAACCTTGAGATTGCTCCCGGTGGGGGCTCTGAAGCTTCCTGGGTGGAGATCCACACTCTTCCTGGTCGGTTGCTCTTACTTGGTAGAGGCTGCTCAAGGGCATTTGAGATGTCCCACTTCAACAGGCTCGACGTGGGTAACATCTACTACTTGGATGATACTAGATCCAACATATCCTTCGCGTTAAACAGTGGGGGTAAGCACTCCTGTACTGACATGGGCGTGGATGCTCAGAAAATACTCAATCGTACGGATCGCACTTGGCGCTTTCCGCAGCAGTTTACTTCAGAGTGCTCTCCTCCAATCTGGTTTGCACCCTGA